The window taacattttcattttaatttaataattgtgTACACTTGTGGACTACATGAGATGCAAGATCTGCAGGCTACAGTAAAGCACAAACTAGGAACTTTCAGCCCTAAATCTCAGTGatttaaatagatgaatataccatagaaagaaagaattggtATAAGAAATGGATATTCTTCCAGTGTAAGCCAAAATATGGATTTCGGGGAAGAAATTGAACaagaacagcaaaagaaaaaacagccACTTGGTAGTGCTAGAGCAGCCAATCATGGATGGAGGAACAACAAAGAGAAGACATAGAAAATCTTAGTAACCCTAAGtgagagaaaatgcaaatcaagaggGAAACTACATGGCTGCAGAGCTCACCCATCCCTGAAGCTTCGTATAAGGCCACCTACTTCTAATCCAACACCAATACAATCCATCATTGTACATGGATAATATTACTATAGCTGACACAACGTCATAATCCCCCAGAATTTAGATGTTATTTTCACATTGAATTCTCACAATAATATTTTGCTTTAGATACCattactttcttcattttgtgTATGTGATgcatgatatacatatatataatactacattatatgttataattatacatatataattatatacacattACCTGACATGTTATgttgttttattcataaaatttagCATGCATTAAtttgaatcatttaaaatttgacAAATAGTGTTTGACTTAAATTGAATTTTCAGATTCAAAAGTTTCTAACTCAATAAATAGTTAATGCACTAAATTTTGCAGCTAAGTTCAAATTCACACATTGGAAGagtttaaaatgtgtattattgCCGCAATGAAATAATTCACCTGTTttgtataaatgttttattttcaaggaaataTCTATTTCATAACACCAATTGATACTCTtgtccttcatttctctttgctaAAGAGCATCTCCTGATTCCCAAATAACATGGATAGAGAACATGACAGAAGTGACAGAGTTCATCCTACTAGGACTCACCAATGCCCCAGGACTACAGGTGGCCCTCTTTATCATGATCACACTTATCTACTTCATTAATGTTCTTGGAAACCTTGGGATGATTGTTCTCATTCTCACTGATTCTCGTCtccacactcccatgtacttTTTTCTTGGTAGCTTGTCTCTGGCGGATTTTGGCTACTCTTCTGCTGTCACTCCCACAGCCATGGCTGGGCTCCTTGTAGGAGACAAGGTCATCTCCTACAATGCCTGTGCTGCTcagatgttcatttttatagCCTTTGCCACTGTGGAAAATTTCCTCTTGGCATCCATGGCTTATGACCGTTTCACAGCTGTGTGCAAACCCCTACATTACTCTACCACCATgactacaggtgtgtgtgccCGTCTGGTCATAGGCTGCCATGTCTGTGGTCTTCTGAATGCCTCCATCCACATTGGAGAAATATTCAGTCTCTCCTTCTGTAAGTCCAACATGATCCATCATTTTTTCTGTGATATTCCAGCAATGATGGCTCTCTCTTGCTCTGATAGGCAAGTCAATGAGCTGGTTCTTGTTTATGTAGCCAGCTTCAACGCCTTTTTTGCTCTTCTAATTGTCTTGGTGTCCTACCTATTCATATTCATCACCATCCTGAAGATGCGCTCAGCTACAGGATATCAGAAAGCTTTGtccacctgtgcctcccaccTCACTGCAGTCTCCATTTTCTATGGGACAATTATCTTCATGTACTTACAGCCCAGCTCCAGTCACTCCATGGACACAGACAAAGTTGCCTCTGTCTTTTATACGATGGTCATCCCCATGCTGAACCCTGTGGTCTACAGCCTCAGGAACAAGGAGGTCAAGAGCGCTTTCAAAAAGATAGTTTTAGAGGGAAAagtgtttctaaaattttgatttaaaaattgtagGATGCATAGTAACTTAATGTCATGCTTCTCAGATCTTCTCCATCTGCTGAATCACATATTAAGGTGCGAATGGAAGTCAAGTTTCTAAAGTCAAATACTTTACCTCCTCAAAAATCAGTTTATTCTGTAGAAACGAGgaaatatatccagaatataatattctgtataacaatggtGAGAGAAATCACAAGTTATTTGCTTCTGGCTTATCAAAAGAATTTATTAAGGATATTTGATTAATTCATTTCATCTATATGCACTTTCTCTACCACACATTAGTAGAAACACACATGTAACgttagaaaaaaattgtgactgtgaacattttcataaatataccCATACGAGTACATATAAATGAGTTGAAAAATTTGCCAGACATAAATGGAATGTGACtaattttggtgaaaaaaatttaagtaattgAGGTATTAGATAATTAATTTGactaatattatttattcatttagttgaGTGTTCTAAGAGTGTTAGTGTAAAACTTAAGTGAATGTTTGTTTCTAGTAGATCCTCAACAAATATCtgttacatgaataaaataattaagcttTGAGTTCAATCGTATCAATATTTTGAATCTTTAAACCATTTATGGTTATACTTTTATCAGCAATAAGAAATGCCATTTTGATATACTTCTAGAAAAGTTCAGGAGGCACAttgatttttctgctttattgCAATATTGTTATTTGCATTTCCAGCCCCTCTTGCCCTTCCCACTTtttgaaatgatgatttttttggAAATATCCTCCTCAGTTAGATCATTTAAAACTATCTCATAATTTGTATTTAGAAATGCTCTCATTAACTGGCAAGTAACATGGCAATTAGGTAACTATTTAGAAAAACATAAGTTATAAGACTAAAAGTTTTAATACCCGatcacatttagaaaaatacttcaatcatataaattaaacaagtgaaattatcttaaatattcatgaaaaatagAGCATGATAGTATCCATCAGCCATAAATTACTTTCCATATGCTAACATAGGGaacaatatttgtaatttttaatcatCAGAGAGCTCTATATAGCACAAAACCTATTCAAGGGAATgtgcactaatttacattctctaCACAGTAAGTGCCTTCTACAGCTCAGTACTTGTAAGATGATATTTGAATGTGCTAAAGTGCCAAGGCTGGTACTTCTGAGGCCATGTGATATGGCACGAATATTTACTACTGTCTGTAAGGTGATCTTTCTCAAGCTGTAATaactgtcttttttattataaatcatCATTTAATTGCACAAATTTATCATGTACAGTGTGATTATCTTTTGTATATactacatgaatttttaaaagatacataacTGTACATATTAATAGAGTAACATGATGCTTTTATACATATGCACACTGTATAGTGTTTAAATGATAATTAAACACACATCCTcacattttgtcatttctttttttttaaataattattcttaagttttattttacatttacgtggtgctgaggatcaaacccagtgcctcttgcatgctaggtgagagctctaccactgagccacaaccccagccccacattttgtcatttctttatggtataaatattaaaagccaATTATTCTAGATTATTGGCATGTACAGCACATCACTCACTGTCCTGTGTGATCACCTGCTCTGCACGGCAGAATTTCTTGCTCTCAACTAACTGCAACTTAGTTCCCACTGGTCaacctttctctgtctctccatcCTCCCCACTCATCCTGGCATCTGGACCTACTGCTCTCTCGACTTGTATGAGAACAGCTGTTTGGGTTTCACATATTAATGGAATACCAGTGCATCcagtggtatttgtctttctgtgttttgcttattttacttGGCCTAATGATCTACAGTGCCATCCATATTGCACCAAAATTATGGAAACAtgctctttatggctgaataaagtatattatatatgccacattttctttatcttttca is drawn from Urocitellus parryii isolate mUroPar1 chromosome 4, mUroPar1.hap1, whole genome shotgun sequence and contains these coding sequences:
- the LOC113195112 gene encoding olfactory receptor 5B2-like, which encodes MFPRGRASPDSQITWIENMTEVTEFILLGLTNAPGLQVALFIMITLIYFINVLGNLGMIVLILTDSRLHTPMYFFLGSLSLADFGYSSAVTPTAMAGLLVGDKVISYNACAAQMFIFIAFATVENFLLASMAYDRFTAVCKPLHYSTTMTTGVCARLVIGCHVCGLLNASIHIGEIFSLSFCKSNMIHHFFCDIPAMMALSCSDRQVNELVLVYVASFNAFFALLIVLVSYLFIFITILKMRSATGYQKALSTCASHLTAVSIFYGTIIFMYLQPSSSHSMDTDKVASVFYTMVIPMLNPVVYSLRNKEVKSAFKKIVLEGKVFLKF